The Microbacterium phyllosphaerae region CCGTCGAGATGGGCGATCGCGTATCCGCGGGCGAGCGTGGCCGCGGGCGAGAGTGCGCGCAGGGAGGCCCGCAGCTCGCTGGTCTCTCGACCGGCCGCGTCGTGCAGGCGCGTGATCGTGTCGCGCCCTCGCGAGAGCAGCAGCCACACGTCCTGGGACCGTGAGTCGATGATGGGGCCGGGCGAACGCAGCGCGGGACGCGAGCGCAGCTGCTCGAGCTGGGCGATGTCGTGGGACAGTCGCTGGGTGAGCCGGGAGGTCGCCCGGGAACGCAGCTGGGCGATGAGTGCTCGCTGCTCGCTGACGTCGGGCACGACCCGTTTCGCCGCATCCGTCGGAGTCGAGGCGCGGAGATCCGCGACGTCATCGAGGAGTGGACGGTCGTTCTCGTGTCCGATCGCGCTGACAACCGGGGTGGATGCCGCTGCCACGGCGCGGACGAGGCGCTCGTCGCTGAATCCGAGGAGCGTCTGCGGGTCTCCGCCGCCACGAGCGATGATGATGACGTCGACATCGGGGTCGGCGTCGAGTCGGGCGAGCGCGGCCAGGGTGTCGGGTACGCACCGGTCGCCCTGCACCGCCGCGTACTCGGTGCGGAACCGCACCTGCGGCCAGCGCAGCTCGGCGTTGCGATGCACGTCTTTCTCGGCATCGGATCGCTCACCCGTGATCAGACCGATCACATGCGGGAGGAACGGAAGCCGTTTCTTGCGCGAAGGATCGAACAGGCCCTCCTGGCGCAGCTGGAGGCGGAGCTTCTCGAGGCGCTCGAGCTGATCGCCGAGACCGACGTGCTTCATGGCCGAGACGGTGAAGCTGAAGTCGCCCGCCTTGACGAAGTAGTCGGCCTTGACCGCGGCCACCACGTGGTCGCCGACGGCGAGATCGCCCGGAATCCTCGGTCGGACGCTCGACCAGATCCGGATCGAGATCTGAGCGTCGGAGCGGGTGTCCTTCAGCCGGGCGAAGATGTTGCCGCCGCGGACATTCCACGAGGTGATCTCGCCTTCGACCCAGACGGTGTTCCACCGGGCGACGAAGTCGCGGATCGTCCCGTTCAGCCGTGCGACCGAGGTCGGGGCGTCCGCCGACGAGTCGCGCGGAGCGACCGCATCAGCCGGTGGAGTCTCGCCAGGTCGAGTCGAGGCTTCGAAGACCGTCATCCGCTCAGTGCACCTTCCGCTCCTGCTCAGGTTGTCGGCGGTAGAATTCCAGTGTGACCTCCACTGCCGTTCATCTGCCTCTTCCGCGCATCCCACGAGTACGTGGGGCGGCCGGGCGGCTTCAGGATAACCCGGTGGCGGGGAACAAGCGCGTTCTGCTCGCGGCGCCGCGCGGATACTGCGCCGGAGTCGACCGTGCGGTCGTCGCCGTCGAGAAGGCACTCGAGCGGTACGGAGCGCCGGTGTATGTGCGCAAGCAGATCGTGCACAACATCCACGTCGTCACCGAGCTCGAGGAGAAGGGCGCGGTCTTCGTCGAAGAGGTCGATGAGGTGCCCGAGGGCGCTCACGTCGTCTTCAGTGCGCACGGAGTCTCGCCCGCCGTCGTCGAAGCGGCATCCGATCGCGGTCTGCACGCGATCGATGCGACCTGCCCGCTCGTCACCAAGGTCCACCGCGAAGCGGTCCGCTTCGCCCGCGATGACTTCGAGATCCTGCTCATCGGTCACGAGGGCCACGAGGAGGTCGAGGGGACAGCCGGTGAGGCTCCGGATCACGTCACCATCGTGAATTCTCCCGACGAGGCCGACACGGTGCAGGTGAAGGATCCGTCGAAGGTCGTCTGGCTCTCGCAGACGACGCTCTCGGTCGACGAGACCATGGAGACGGTCAACCGTCTGCGCACGCGCTTCCCCGAGATGCACAATCCGCCGTCCGACGACATCTGCTACGCGACGCAGAACCGCCAGGTCGCCATCAAGAAGGTCGCGGCGAACGCAGACCTCGTGATCGTGGTGGGATCTTCGAACTCCTCGAACTCGGTGCGGCTCGTCGAAGTGGCGCTGGAGTACGGTGCGAAGGCCGCGTACCGCGTGGACTACGCGGAAGAGGTCAAGCAGGAGTGGCTCGACGGGGTCGCCACGGTCGGCGTGACCAGTGGGGCATCCGTTCCCGAGGTGCTCGTGCGCGAGGTGCTCGACGCACTCGACGGTGCCGGCTACCACGACGTCGAAGAGGTCAAGACGGCGGAGGAGGACCTGATGTTCTCGCTGCCGAAGGAACTCCGCCAGGATGCCTCGGGTCAGCGCGATGCGC contains the following coding sequences:
- a CDS encoding 4-hydroxy-3-methylbut-2-enyl diphosphate reductase gives rise to the protein MPRVRGAAGRLQDNPVAGNKRVLLAAPRGYCAGVDRAVVAVEKALERYGAPVYVRKQIVHNIHVVTELEEKGAVFVEEVDEVPEGAHVVFSAHGVSPAVVEAASDRGLHAIDATCPLVTKVHREAVRFARDDFEILLIGHEGHEEVEGTAGEAPDHVTIVNSPDEADTVQVKDPSKVVWLSQTTLSVDETMETVNRLRTRFPEMHNPPSDDICYATQNRQVAIKKVAANADLVIVVGSSNSSNSVRLVEVALEYGAKAAYRVDYAEEVKQEWLDGVATVGVTSGASVPEVLVREVLDALDGAGYHDVEEVKTAEEDLMFSLPKELRQDASGQRDARALGGRASGGNA
- the xseA gene encoding exodeoxyribonuclease VII large subunit; protein product: MTVFEASTRPGETPPADAVAPRDSSADAPTSVARLNGTIRDFVARWNTVWVEGEITSWNVRGGNIFARLKDTRSDAQISIRIWSSVRPRIPGDLAVGDHVVAAVKADYFVKAGDFSFTVSAMKHVGLGDQLERLEKLRLQLRQEGLFDPSRKKRLPFLPHVIGLITGERSDAEKDVHRNAELRWPQVRFRTEYAAVQGDRCVPDTLAALARLDADPDVDVIIIARGGGDPQTLLGFSDERLVRAVAAASTPVVSAIGHENDRPLLDDVADLRASTPTDAAKRVVPDVSEQRALIAQLRSRATSRLTQRLSHDIAQLEQLRSRPALRSPGPIIDSRSQDVWLLLSRGRDTITRLHDAAGRETSELRASLRALSPAATLARGYAIAHLDGGLILRDAADAPAGSALTITVDRGSIAARSEGEIAEESTPPSG